A window of Flavobacterium flavigenum contains these coding sequences:
- a CDS encoding PAS domain S-box protein has translation MNLPVNERGYYNIPFSNSKIKITIVTAVLYVIIAKTSGFAYIPDTNIVPFFPAVGFSIAAVIILGRKAIFGVLLGSFISSLWLYEPYIRNAANFPDLIKPLSFCFFRPIVMGLNAVIASYLTQLWCKSKYPFDKGKNVIYFSLSCLIGSVLSTSFGVVLLIASPYISMNHLIIIWSNLVTSNVLGAIIFTPFVLSWLYKNNKFFDWTVSKIIEAIVLTLLTVTASVFIFANNANNEAIIFFFLIWAAYRFNLKTITFIALLVTVISLYHTSLYLQAPFNQWNYSYPMLQLFLFVNLVSIIFVHGVLEEKRNKTAKLSERIKEITCLQNIFEITSNNTLSMSDMIDACVKIIPEAFQFPETTNCRIIVKGEEYTAQNRKTNWHVSKKIKLNKEDYGILEIGNIGEKEYPNNYLPEENHLLGSIVNILSKSFENHVAEENLKISEEKFRSFFENIMDVYFMSNMDGELYEVSPSIFNYLGYTRQEMLSINMGNLYVNQNDRKKLMQELISNGEVKDYEIDLIKKNGKVSSFAMTAKLISNEKENMSHFEGSVRCLDEWKENQLLIREQHQKITKSEQDFRILFENVQDVFFKTDLKTDTILDVSPSCSYFNGITREELIGQSIYNIYPDIEQLKQMSEIIAVKHEISDYNNEIIIKDQHYYVSINAKLLWDSEGKPQYLVGALRNITERRVAEENLKISEENYRLIFDSIHDVFFKTDLRTKTILDVSPSCRYFNGITREELIGQRMSSIYNNKTQMLLMFNEVAKQKKIIDFNNEIIIKDKIFYVSINATIISDENGEPKFAVGAIRDITERRLAEENLKLSEEKFRSIYESFEDIYFKRHLDGIITEVSPSVKKYFDLSRESLIGKSFNVFYYDVNDIEKFNQTLIQEKKVSDFEERFVNAKGEILFFSVNAKLRYNDKQKTFYIEGTMRNINERKKTELEIALANEKIKESEKKYRTIFESVRDVFFKASLKDQKIIDISPSCSYFDIKQDEVIGNDFADFYYNPEDRQHILEKLKSVGEINNHHLQIIVNSKLYTVSVNARIIYDESINEPEYIVGSIRDISDRIKAKESLKISEERFRSIYENIQDVYMKTTIEGILLDVSPSFEKIFQIPRSEIMGTHVFDYYYNKKNKELLLNKLHTEGHISDFDVQLYDALGNALYFSINAHLLYDKEGIPINIEGTLRNINERRQMQDEMITKNRKLEFQNTELEQFAYIASHDLQEPLITVSHCSELLEQELAGKLDEDQQHYLTFIRSSTSRMQLLIKGLLDYSRIGKELIKNTIDCNSIVSDVILDMKSSIDESNAVIEYEDLPIIEANATEMRQLFQNLISNAIKFRKKGKNPKVKITAVMEEKKWIFSVADNGIGIKKEDIEKVFVIFKRLHNRNEYQGTGIGLSHCKKIIEHHNGRIWVESKYNEGSVFKWTLPFN, from the coding sequence ATGAATTTACCAGTAAATGAAAGAGGCTATTACAACATACCTTTTTCAAATTCGAAAATAAAAATCACGATTGTAACGGCAGTTTTATATGTAATTATTGCCAAGACATCTGGATTTGCCTATATTCCTGACACCAACATAGTTCCATTTTTTCCTGCAGTTGGTTTTAGTATAGCGGCAGTCATAATTTTAGGAAGAAAAGCAATATTTGGAGTATTATTAGGAAGTTTCATTTCGTCATTATGGCTATATGAACCTTATATACGAAACGCTGCAAATTTTCCGGATTTAATAAAGCCACTTTCTTTTTGTTTTTTCAGACCGATTGTAATGGGTCTAAACGCTGTTATAGCTTCTTATTTAACACAATTATGGTGCAAAAGTAAGTATCCATTTGACAAAGGAAAAAATGTTATATATTTTTCTCTTTCCTGTCTCATCGGAAGCGTCCTGAGTACTTCTTTTGGCGTTGTTTTGCTCATAGCAAGTCCTTATATCAGTATGAACCATTTGATAATAATTTGGAGTAATCTGGTTACATCAAACGTTTTGGGAGCAATTATTTTTACTCCATTTGTACTCTCCTGGCTGTACAAAAACAACAAGTTTTTCGACTGGACAGTAAGCAAAATAATTGAAGCCATAGTTCTGACCTTACTTACTGTAACTGCTTCGGTATTTATTTTTGCTAATAATGCAAACAACGAGGCTATTATCTTTTTTTTCCTTATATGGGCAGCATACCGATTTAACTTAAAGACCATAACATTTATTGCTTTATTAGTTACCGTAATTTCATTATACCACACTTCTCTTTATTTACAGGCGCCTTTCAATCAATGGAATTATAGTTATCCTATGTTACAGCTCTTCCTTTTTGTAAATTTGGTTTCCATAATATTTGTACATGGGGTTTTGGAAGAAAAACGCAATAAAACTGCTAAATTAAGTGAGCGTATAAAAGAAATAACATGTTTACAGAATATTTTTGAGATTACCAGCAACAATACACTTTCGATGTCAGATATGATTGACGCTTGTGTAAAAATAATTCCTGAAGCATTTCAATTTCCGGAAACCACAAATTGCAGAATAATTGTAAAAGGTGAGGAATATACTGCGCAAAACCGAAAAACAAACTGGCATGTAAGTAAAAAAATAAAATTGAATAAAGAAGATTACGGCATATTAGAAATTGGCAACATTGGAGAAAAAGAATATCCAAACAACTATTTACCTGAAGAAAATCATTTACTGGGATCTATTGTCAATATTCTGTCCAAATCATTTGAAAATCATGTTGCAGAAGAAAATCTCAAAATAAGTGAAGAAAAATTCCGATCATTTTTTGAGAATATAATGGATGTATATTTTATGTCTAATATGGATGGTGAACTTTATGAAGTGAGTCCGTCAATCTTTAACTATTTAGGTTATACAAGACAGGAAATGCTTTCTATAAATATGGGCAATTTATACGTGAACCAAAATGACCGAAAAAAGCTCATGCAGGAATTAATTTCAAATGGAGAAGTAAAAGATTATGAAATAGACCTGATTAAGAAAAATGGCAAGGTTAGTTCTTTTGCCATGACTGCAAAATTAATTTCGAACGAAAAAGAAAATATGTCCCATTTTGAAGGTTCCGTACGATGTCTGGATGAGTGGAAAGAAAACCAGTTATTGATCAGGGAACAACATCAGAAAATCACAAAAAGCGAACAGGATTTTCGCATCTTATTTGAAAACGTTCAGGATGTTTTTTTTAAAACGGATTTAAAAACAGATACAATTTTAGATGTAAGTCCTTCATGCAGCTATTTCAACGGTATCACCAGAGAAGAACTTATTGGCCAGTCAATCTACAATATTTATCCTGATATAGAGCAACTAAAACAAATGTCAGAGATAATAGCCGTAAAGCACGAGATTAGCGATTACAACAATGAAATAATTATAAAAGACCAGCATTATTATGTATCCATAAATGCTAAACTACTTTGGGATAGCGAAGGTAAGCCTCAATACTTAGTAGGCGCTTTAAGAAATATTACAGAGCGAAGGGTTGCTGAAGAAAATTTAAAAATCAGCGAAGAAAACTATCGTTTAATTTTTGACAGTATTCATGATGTATTTTTCAAAACAGATTTGAGAACAAAAACCATATTGGATGTAAGCCCGTCATGCAGATATTTCAATGGAATAACCAGAGAAGAATTGATTGGCCAGAGAATGTCAAGCATATACAATAACAAGACGCAAATGTTATTGATGTTTAATGAAGTGGCAAAACAGAAAAAAATTATTGACTTTAACAATGAAATAATAATAAAAGACAAGATATTTTATGTTTCAATCAATGCAACCATCATATCCGATGAGAATGGTGAACCAAAATTTGCAGTAGGTGCCATAAGAGACATTACTGAGCGAAGACTCGCTGAAGAAAACCTCAAGCTAAGTGAAGAAAAATTCCGATCTATTTATGAAAGTTTTGAAGATATTTATTTCAAAAGGCATCTAGATGGCATTATTACAGAAGTTAGCCCTTCAGTAAAAAAATATTTTGATCTGAGCCGTGAATCACTAATAGGAAAAAGCTTCAATGTATTCTATTATGATGTAAATGATATAGAAAAATTTAATCAAACTCTTATTCAGGAAAAAAAAGTAAGTGATTTTGAAGAAAGATTTGTAAATGCTAAGGGAGAAATTTTATTTTTTTCCGTTAATGCAAAGTTACGTTATAATGATAAGCAGAAAACCTTTTATATTGAAGGGACTATGCGCAATATTAATGAGAGAAAAAAAACCGAACTGGAAATAGCACTAGCAAATGAAAAAATCAAAGAAAGTGAAAAAAAATACAGGACTATTTTTGAAAGTGTACGGGATGTATTCTTTAAAGCATCTTTAAAAGATCAAAAAATAATTGATATTAGCCCATCATGCTCCTATTTTGATATTAAACAGGACGAAGTTATAGGAAATGACTTTGCTGACTTTTATTATAATCCTGAAGACAGGCAACACATTCTGGAAAAATTGAAAAGCGTTGGAGAAATAAATAATCATCACTTACAAATAATAGTTAATTCTAAATTATATACTGTTTCAGTCAATGCAAGAATTATTTATGATGAAAGTATTAATGAACCTGAATATATTGTAGGTTCTATTCGCGATATATCAGACAGGATTAAAGCAAAAGAAAGTCTAAAAATCAGTGAGGAAAGATTTCGTTCAATCTACGAAAATATCCAGGATGTTTACATGAAAACAACTATAGAAGGTATTCTTTTGGATGTAAGCCCTTCATTTGAAAAGATTTTCCAGATTCCTCGTTCTGAAATTATGGGTACTCACGTTTTTGATTATTATTATAACAAAAAAAATAAAGAATTACTATTAAACAAGTTACATACGGAAGGCCATATTTCGGATTTTGATGTTCAACTTTATGATGCATTAGGGAATGCTTTATACTTTTCGATAAATGCGCATCTGTTATATGATAAAGAAGGAATACCAATAAACATTGAAGGAACATTGAGAAATATTAATGAACGAAGACAAATGCAGGATGAAATGATAACTAAAAACAGAAAACTCGAGTTTCAAAACACAGAATTAGAACAGTTTGCCTACATTGCATCACATGATTTACAAGAACCATTAATTACAGTGAGTCATTGTTCTGAATTACTGGAACAAGAATTAGCGGGAAAACTGGATGAAGATCAGCAACATTATTTAACCTTTATTCGTAGTTCTACTTCACGTATGCAATTGCTAATTAAAGGTCTTTTGGATTATTCTAGAATTGGTAAAGAGTTAATAAAGAATACTATAGACTGCAATAGCATCGTATCAGATGTAATATTAGACATGAAAAGCAGCATCGATGAATCTAATGCAGTAATAGAATATGAAGATCTGCCAATAATTGAAGCCAATGCTACCGAAATGAGACAGTTATTTCAAAATTTAATTAGTAATGCCATTAAATTCAGAAAAAAAGGAAAAAATCCTAAAGTAAAAATAACCGCTGTAATGGAAGAAAAAAAATGGATATTTTCAGTAGCTGATAATGGAATCGGAATCAAAAAAGAAGATATCGAAAAAGTTTTTGTTATCTTTAAACGATTGCATAACCGTAATGAATATCAAGGAACAG
- a CDS encoding GntR family transcriptional regulator: protein MKVETENAAIDLQINSSIPKYIQIANSIADDIQEGKFAIGQRLPSIRTISNKNAVSRDTAEKAYKELQDRNLIYSVTGLGNFVESKDRDYSINVFFLINKPCTYKMEIYNSFVSALGKNGQVDMYLYYCDEQLFINAIKKNINNYNYFVIMPHFRDKKQSHINYTPITIKAINSIPKDKLVILDNSHSEISGTFPVIYQDFKLDVINALNEAVGKLKNYEKIILVYPTKAVFPYPVGLLDGFLEFCSEHKFQFRIMEEIHAGLEFTSKDAYIIIEDNDLVNLVQQTKVKKLKIGDDIGIISYNDTPLKVLLDITVLSSDFITMGQKAAEAILNKRKDNFKNPFLYIERNSL, encoded by the coding sequence ATGAAAGTAGAAACGGAGAATGCCGCAATAGATTTGCAAATAAATTCAAGTATTCCTAAATATATCCAGATTGCAAACAGCATTGCGGATGATATTCAGGAAGGAAAGTTTGCAATTGGTCAACGACTCCCTTCAATAAGAACTATAAGTAATAAAAATGCCGTATCTCGTGATACTGCTGAAAAAGCATATAAAGAACTGCAAGATCGTAATTTAATTTATTCGGTTACAGGACTTGGTAATTTTGTAGAATCAAAAGATCGTGATTATAGTATAAATGTTTTTTTTCTTATAAATAAACCATGCACCTACAAAATGGAAATTTACAATTCATTTGTCAGTGCGTTGGGTAAAAATGGTCAGGTTGATATGTATCTTTATTACTGTGATGAACAGCTATTCATTAATGCCATAAAGAAAAACATAAATAATTATAATTATTTTGTTATTATGCCCCACTTCAGGGACAAGAAACAAAGCCACATCAATTATACACCAATAACAATTAAGGCTATTAATTCTATCCCTAAAGATAAATTGGTTATATTAGACAATTCACATTCTGAAATTTCGGGGACTTTTCCTGTGATTTATCAGGACTTCAAATTAGATGTCATTAATGCTCTTAATGAAGCGGTTGGAAAATTAAAAAATTATGAAAAAATAATTTTAGTGTATCCTACCAAAGCTGTATTTCCTTATCCAGTTGGACTCTTAGATGGATTTTTAGAGTTCTGTTCTGAACATAAATTTCAATTTCGAATTATGGAAGAAATACATGCTGGGCTTGAATTTACATCAAAAGATGCTTATATTATTATTGAAGACAACGACCTGGTAAATCTGGTACAGCAAACCAAGGTAAAAAAACTTAAAATAGGTGATGATATTGGAATTATCTCCTACAATGATACTCCTCTAAAAGTTTTATTGGATATTACAGTATTAAGCAGTGATTTTATAACAATGGGACAAAAAGCTGCAGAAGCCATACTTAACAAAAGAAAAGACAACTTTAAAAATCCGTTTTTGTATATCGAGCGTAATTCACTGTAA
- a CDS encoding mannose-1-phosphate guanylyltransferase, translating into MEKQNAITHVILTGGVGSRLWPLSRKSRPKQYLEIFDGKSLFEMTVERNSHLADKVMVVGNVDNHHLSEKVMNKTNTQYTNVVEATPRNTAAAIAFAAFASNPDDILIITPSDHIIDGMIDYNIAIENAVSKARDGFIVTFGVIPTKPETGYGYIEAKGDNVISFREKPNETTAKEFMARGNFLWNSGMFCFKAVVLLDELKKFQPEVYEKSKKTWESNKKGFLDFELSMEIPSISIDYAVMEHSKKIKVVPASFSWSDLGSFEAVYEYLLSSDHPIDEYGNMVIGCEKHTTFLGLKNTIFVYTDTANLILQKEKSQDVKDIYSSLEKQNSVLLN; encoded by the coding sequence ATGGAAAAACAAAATGCAATAACACATGTAATTTTAACCGGTGGCGTAGGTAGCCGACTATGGCCTTTATCACGTAAAAGCCGTCCAAAACAATATTTAGAGATTTTTGATGGAAAATCACTTTTTGAGATGACTGTAGAACGAAATAGTCACCTAGCAGATAAAGTAATGGTTGTAGGAAATGTAGACAATCACCATTTAAGCGAAAAGGTGATGAACAAGACCAATACACAATATACTAACGTTGTAGAAGCCACACCCAGAAACACAGCAGCAGCAATTGCTTTTGCAGCATTTGCATCAAATCCAGATGACATTTTAATCATTACACCTTCAGATCATATTATAGATGGAATGATTGATTATAATATTGCAATCGAAAATGCTGTATCAAAAGCAAGAGATGGCTTTATTGTAACTTTTGGAGTTATACCAACCAAACCCGAAACAGGTTACGGATATATTGAAGCTAAAGGCGATAATGTAATTTCTTTTAGAGAAAAGCCTAATGAAACTACTGCGAAAGAATTTATGGCGAGAGGAAATTTTTTATGGAACAGCGGAATGTTTTGTTTTAAAGCAGTTGTACTTTTAGATGAACTTAAAAAATTTCAGCCAGAGGTTTACGAAAAATCAAAAAAAACATGGGAATCAAATAAAAAGGGCTTTCTTGATTTTGAGTTATCAATGGAAATTCCATCAATCAGTATTGATTATGCCGTTATGGAGCACAGTAAAAAAATAAAAGTCGTTCCAGCCTCTTTCTCATGGTCAGATTTAGGATCTTTTGAAGCTGTTTATGAGTATTTGTTGTCAAGTGACCATCCTATCGACGAATACGGTAATATGGTAATAGGTTGCGAAAAACATACTACTTTTCTTGGTCTAAAGAACACAATTTTTGTTTATACTGATACAGCTAATTTGATTTTACAAAAAGAGAAATCACAAGATGTAAAAGATATTTATAGCTCATTGGAAAAACAAAATTCAGTACTTTTAAATTAA